From the genome of Pseudomonas mohnii:
GTTGACGCTGTTGGCGGTCTTGGGCGCCAACGGATCCTGGCCAGAAGTGGCACAGCCGGCCAATACCAGGCCGGCAAAAAGCATTATCAACAACCGCTTCATTGTTTTTCTCCCGTGGGCACGTAGCCCCGGTTTACTTCAGGCCTTGGCCGGAAAACATCAGCACTTTGTCACCGGCATACTGCACGCTGATAAAGCTGTTCTTGTCACCCCAGGTGCAACTGGACATGCCCAGCGCGCCAGAGCAGTCGGCCGGCTTGCCCAACAAGACTTCTACGTCGGCCTTGGACATGCCGGCAGAGAGCTTCGAGTAGTTTTCCTGATTGACCTTGCTGCACGCAGCCAACAGCACGCAGAACGAAAGCAAGGCAATGGATCGCAGCGACATGGTGTAACTCCAGGGGTGAAGGGGATTGGCATGGCAGCCAAACTGAACCTTAGAAGAGAAAACCCCTGTCTGGTTCCCTGGCCGAGCGCCTATTTATTGGGCCGCTCGTCCGCCTATTGCCGAAGATTCAGCCACTTCGCCTGGCTCTTGAGCATTTCGTCGGGTTTCGCAAAAAAGCGTCTAATCTTTGGCGCCACTCTGTCGACATAAAAGGCAGCGCAAAGCCCACGACCGTGGCGCTTGCCCCCACCTTTGTTGTCCTGTCTTTCCGCGGTAGTTCATTTAATGACCAGAAACATGAAGTTCAGCCACAAGATTTTGTTGGCTGCTGCCCTCGTGGTGGCCGTTGCATTCGCTTGTTTCATCCTGTTCAACGACTATCGCCAGCGTCAAACGCTGCATAACAGCACCGAAGCCTCGATGCAGGAACTCGGCAGCCTGACCACCCGTAATATTCAGACCTGGCTGGAAAGCCGCATACAGTTGCTGCAATCGATGGCCCAACAGGTCAGCGCCGATGGCAGCGCCCCCGCCAGCCTGAAACGCATCATCGACTTGCCCGCCTACACCGGCAACTTCCAGCTGAGTTACTTCGGCGGTGCCGACGGCGTCATGTTCTCGGTCCCGACCGGTAACCGTGCGGCGGACTACGATCCGCGCGCCCGTGGCTGGTACAAGGCGGCCACCGGCGCGCAGCAGACCATCGTCACCGAACCGTATATCTCCGCCTCGTCGGGCAAACTGGTGATCACCGTCGCGACCCCGGTACAACGCCAGGGCCAGATGATCGGCGTCGCCGGCGCCGACATCGACCTGTCCAGCATCAGTGCAATCATCAACTCGCTGAACTTCGGCGGTCACGGTCATGCCTTCATTGTCAGCGCCGACGGCAAGATCCTGATCCATCCGGACAGCAAACTGGTGCTCAAAAACCTGGCCGATGCCTACCCCAACGGTGTGCCGAAAGTCAGCCCGGGCCTGAAAGAAATCGAGGTCGACGCAAAGAAACAGTTCATCTCGTTCACCCACGTCAACGGCGTGCCTTCAGCCGATTGGTATGTGGCGCTGGTGCTGGACCAGGACACCGCGTTCTCGATGCTCAGCGAATTCCGCACCTCGGCGCTCATCGCCATGGTGATTGCCGTGGTGATCATCATCGCGTTGCTGAGCATGCTGATCAGTTTCCTGATGCAGCCGTTGCTGGCCATGGGTCGCGCCATGCATGACATCGCCGAAGGCGAAGGGGATCTGACCAAACGCCTGACCATTCACGGTCACGACGAATTCGGCGCGCTGGGGCTGTCATTCAACCGCTTTGTCGAACGCATTCACACCTCGATCATTGAAGTGTCCTCGGCCACCGGCCAGGTCAACGAAGTGGCGCTGCGTGTGGTGGCCGCCTCGAACTCGTCGATGTTCAACTCCGACCAGCAGGCCTCGCGTACCAGCAGCGTCGCTGCGGCGATCAACCAGCTCGGCGCCGCCGCCCAGGAAATCGCCCAGAACGCTGCCCTCGCCTCCCAGCATTCGAGCGATGCCCGTAGCCTGGCCGAAGACGGTCAGCAGGTGGTGGACAAAACCATCAGCGCGATGCAGCAGCTCTCGGCGAAGATCAGCGATTCGTGCGGCAACATCGAGACGCTCAACAGCAACACCGTCAACATCGGGCAGATTCTGGACGTGATCACCAGTATCTCCCAGCAGACCAACCTGCTGGCGCTGAACGCTGCCATTGAAGCGGCGCGTGCCGGTGAAGCCGGACGCGGGTTTGCAGTGGTGGCCGATGAGGTGCGCAACCTCGCCCACCGCACTCAGGATTCGGCACAGCAAGTGCAGAAGATGATCGAAGAACTGCAGGTCGGCGCGCGGGAAGCGGTCACCATCATGACCGACAGTCAGCGCCAGAGCGAAAGCAGTGTCGGCATCGCCAACCAGGCCGGAGAACGCCTGGGCAGCGTGACCCAGCGCATCGGCGAAATCGACGGCATGAACCAGTCGGTCGCCACCGCGACCGAAGAACAGACAGCCGTGGTGGAATCGATCAACGTCGACATCACCGAGATCAACACGCTGAACCAGGAAGGTGTGGAGAACCTGCAGGCGACTTTGCGCGCGTGTTCAGACCTGGAACAGCAGGCGGCGCGATTGAAGCACCTGGTGGGTAGTTTCAGAATCTGAGGTGCTGCTACCGGCACAATCGCTAGCAGGCTAGCTCCCACAGGGGATTTGCGCGCGTGTTCAGATCTGGAGCAGCAGGCGGTGCGATTGAAGCATCTGGTGGGTAGTTTCAGAATCTGAGGTGCTGCTACCGGCACAATCGCTAGCAGGCTAGCTCCCACAGGGGATTTGTGAGCGCCACAGATCAAATGTGGGAGCCAGCCTGCTGGCGATGGAAGCCGCCGCCCCAAAAAGCTAGAACCGTGACCCCGGCTTCGACAGAAACGCCAACTCCTCAGCCGTAGACGCCCGCCCCAACACCGCATTGCGATGGGGAAACCGTCCAAACTGCGCAATCACTTTCTGATGCTTTTCGGCGTAATCCAGATAGTCGGCAAACAGCGCCCGATCGACGTCCGGCTGTTGCGCCACCAGTTCGATGTAACGCGAGACACCTTCGTTCTGTACCGCCAGATGTTCGCTGTGTTCGAACACCAGGTAGATGAACACCCGCTGAATGGGGCGCAACTGGCGATCGAAGTCCGCAGCCATGCCTTGCGCTACCAGCGCCTGAGCCCTGGTGTCGCCGGAAAAAGCCTTGGGGGAGTCGCGAAAGATCATTCGCGGGAGTTGATCGAGTAGCAGCACCAGAGCCAGCCAACCTTCGGGGCATTGCGCCCAATCGGTCAAACCGCCGGTCAGCGCCTGCTCGACCTGGCCCCCGAAACGCGTGCGCGCTTCGAGGTCCTGGCTGTCACGCTTGCCGAACCATAACGTGCCCTTGTCAGCCGCCACCTCCCTGGAAGATTCGGCTTTACCGAACCACCATTCGAGCAACGGCTGCCAGGGCGCGTTCATGGTTTATTCCTTGTGGTAACCCGTGACACGTGCAACTTCTTCTTTCGAGCCGAGGAACACCGCAACACGCTGGTGCAGGCCGTCAGGCTTGATGTCGAGGATGCGCTGGTGGCCGTCGGTGGACGCGCCGCCCGCCTGTTCCACCAGGAACGACATCGGGTTGGCTTCGTACATCAGGCGCAGTTTGCCCGGCTTCGATGGCTCGCGGCTGTCGCGTGGGTACATGAACAGACCGCCACGGGTCAGGATGCGGTGCACGTCAGCCACCATCGCGGCGACCCAGCGCATGTTGTAGTTCTTTTTCAGCGGGCCTTCTTCGCCCGCCAGCAATTCGCTGACGTAGCGTTGCACCGGGGCTTCCCAGTGACGCTGGTTGGACATGTTGATGGCGAATTCCTGGGTGGTTTCAGGAATGGTGATGTCTTCGTGGGTGAGTACGAAGCTGCCCATTTCGCGGTCCAGGGTGAAACCTTTGACGCCGTCGCCCAGGGTCAACACCAGCATGGTCTGCGGACCGTAGATGGCATAACCGGCGGCTACTTGCTGGGTGCCTGGCTGCAGGAAGGCCTTTTCGTTCAGGGCTTCGTTCTGGCTCAGGTATTCGCTCGGGCAGCGCAGCACCGAGAAGATGGTACCGACCGGTGCGTTGATGTCGATGTTCGACGAACCGTCCAGCGGGTCGAAAACCAGCAGGTAGGCGCCTTTCGGGTATTTGCCCGGGATCTGGTAAGCATTGTCCATTTCTTCGGACGCCATGCCAGCCAGGTGACCGCCCCATTCGTTGGCTTCCAGCAGGATCTCGTTGGACAGAACGTCGAGCTTCTTCTGCACTTCGCCCTGGACGTTTTCAGTGCCCATGCTGCCCAGAACGCCGCCCAGGGCGCCTTTGGAAACGGCGTGGCTGATCTCCTTGCAGGCACGCGCCACCACTTCGATCAGGAAGCGCAGATCGGCAGGAGTGTTGTTGCTACGGGTCTGCTCAATCAAATAGCGACTCAAGGTAACGCGGGACATGGAAGGCTCCGGAGGAATGGGGGGCTAAAAACCCGCGCAGTTTAACGCGAGTCGGGGCGCATTTCCTCCTATCAGACGTGATCGACCGAAGAGAGTTCATGCGCGGGGTTCAGCGTAGTTGGAAATGGTCCGGGTGTGAGCCGAAAAGTAGCGGTCATTTCAGCCTTTCCATTGACTGATCGACCGCTATCGCGGGCAAGCCCGCTCCCACGGGTACTGCGCTTTCTTGTGGGAGCGAGCCTGCTCGCGATGGGGTGCGAAGCACCCGAGTTCAGGATTTGGCGGGCGGTTTGCGCAGCAGACTGAACGCCATCGCCGCCAGGAACAGCACGCTCAGCAACAAAACGGCCCACAGGCCGAATTTCTTCCAGTCAGTGCCTGTGGACGCCTGCACCGGCGAGGCAACCGGCGTAACCACACCCCCACCCTCGACCGAAGCCTTGCCCAGCGTCGCCAGTTTCGCAGCGCTGTAATCCGGAATCAGCGTCGACAACGGCAAGTTAGCGGCCTTCACCGTGGAACTTCCCAGCGCCAGGGTATAAGGCCCCGGCCCGCGAGCCAGGAACACCAATTGCGTGGCGCGCACGGCGTACTTGACCATCGGAGCCTGAGCACCCAGACCGCCGCCGCGCTCGTCCACGGTCAGTTTCAACTGCTGGACCGTTTGCCCCGGCAGCTGTAGCTCGTTCTGCACCACATCCTGGCCGTTCTGCGTCAGGCGATAGAGCAAAGCGCTGCTCATCGGTTGCCATGGCAGGCTGCTGTCCCGACGCCCGTCCAAGGTCACTGGCGCCAGGCTGTTGGGCTGGCTCAACTCGACCTGCACCCGCTCGACGTTCAGCCCCATCGGCAACTGCCAGGTGTATTCACCGGCCTTCACGCTGCTGCCGGCCAACGCTGGCGACCAGACCAACGGCAGCGGCAGGCGGCGGGAGCTGGCGCTTTCCAGTTGCGCCGACGTGAGGGTCGGTGCCGAGTACGGGGTGTCCCACAGCAAGCGCAGATAGCGCGCCGACAGTCCTGGCAGACCGACCTCGTGTTGTTCGACCCGCTCATCGGCAAAGGTCAGCCGCGCCACCTGTCCTTCGCCCCAGGACTGCCAATGCTGCAAATCGTCGCTGGCCTCGATGCTGAAACGTTGAAAACCATCGCGCTCACTGGTCCAGTCGAGAATCAGCTGCTGCAACGGCGCCTTGATGGCACTGGCGTCGAGCAACCAGCCACGCAACGCTTCTTCGCCGGCCTCCAGCTGACTGGAGGGCTGCACCTCGACCAGGGTGCCATTGGCGCTCGACTGCACCCGCACGCTTGGCGCGTGTTCGGTGGCGTCCATCGAGTTGTACAGCGGGAACCATTTCACGTCGGTCAGCCTGCGGTTGTCAGCGGTTTGCGCGGTTTCCCGGGCCAGGGCGTAGGCCTGTGCATCACCCGCCGCGTCGAACACACGTACATCGCTCAGGTCGGTCTGCCGTGCATTCAGTTGCACGACCATGGGCAAATCGAGGCGATACCACGGGCCTTCGCCACTGACGGACAACGGCACCTGCGTGGCGAAGTCCGCCGGTTTGTCCTGGGCAACAGCGGCCATGGCCATTCCCATTGCAACTGCGCCCAACCAGCCCAGGTTCAGCTTATGACTCAAGACGACACTCCTTCGGATTCCGGGGCCGGTTTTTCAGCTTCCGGCACAGGCTCGGCGCGCTTGGGCGGCAACGGGGCGAAATAGCCCACCACCAGCAGCAATACACCAACGCCGATAAACGAAACGATCCGCGCCAGACCGCCGCGGTTACTCAACTCAACAAAGAACAGCTTGGCCACCACCACGCCGATCAGCGCCGCACCGATCAACCAGACTTCGCGACGGTGGCGCAAATGGCCACCAATCATCAGCCCCAAGGCCATCAAGGTCCAGACGATCGACAGGCCGGCCTGCACCAACATGGATTCGAGCAACGCATCCAGCTCGAACGCTACACCGCCCCAATGGTGCGCGGTACGCATCACCAGCGCAGTGAAGAACGCGAACAACGAGACACCGGCGATCAGTTGCGTGGCGCAAGCGGCGTAAACGCTGCCGATAACCCGTTGTGTCACCGCGCTGCGGGACCAGGCGTAGACACCGGACAGCGCAAACAACAAACCCAATTCGAGCGGGTTGATCAACGGCACGTACGGCAGCGGTTCGGCGGTGCCGTCACTGACGATATTGGCCAGCCAGAACCAGCCCAGCATCAGCAAGGCCAACGGCGCGGCGGCATACACGCGGTACTCGCGGGGATAAGCCGAAACCGGCCAAGGCCATGCACGCGCAGCGGCCATCAGCACCAGATACAGGCTCGGCAGGATCGCCCAACCCAACCAGCGCCAAGCGTTGTACTGCTCGGACAACAGCAGCAGGCCATAGCGCAGTTCCAGGGCCAGCACACCGATCAACAGCCAGCAGCCGAGTACGTGGGCGGCACTCAGCGCCCGCCCCGGCAGCATCGGAGCCAAACGTCGCAACGCGATGAAGTGCACGACAAACACGCCCAACCACGCCAGCCATCCGACATTGGCCGCCGGGTGATAACGCCCATGCCAGGCGCCGAGCAACACCAGGCCAGCCGCCGGAATCAGCAACGTGCAGAGTAAACCCAGCGACGGCCATTTCAGGCGCAGCGTCAGCCACCCCCATAGCGCAACGCTTAGCGCGGCAACGGCGAGCAGCAAAGTCGCTTGCAGATTCAGCGGGGCAAAACGCAGTACTTCACTGATCCACGCCAGCGCCCACCAGCCCGCGCCCCACACCAGCAACACATCGGACAAACGCTGCAAGTTCAGCACAGCGAACGCCGTGTCATGGTTGCCGAGCTGCAAACGCCAGGCCCCGACCAGTGCAGCCAACCCCAAGACCAGCGGCGTCCAGAAACCGCCATGGGCCAAGGGGCGCAAACCTTCACTGGTCAACGGCCCGAGCAACTCCGGCCCGGCCATCAGGAAGGCCGCGCCGCCAATCACCTGCAACACCAGGCCAAAGGCAAAACTCACCCGCTGCTTCAGGTACAGGCTCAGCCAGATGATCAACAAACCACTGGCCGCCCACACCGCACTCGCCGTTTGCCATGGCAGGACAAACAACACCGCGAGGTTGATCAGCATCAGACCGGCCAATAACACCACCGACAATCCGCGCAGCAGTCGCACATCGCTGCGTACCCTGTCATCACGCGCCGCCAACAGCATGCCGACGATCAACGCCAAGCCGATCAAGGATGCACTGAGCAATCCGTTCCAACCGGCGCTCAACACCGCGCCAGACTCGTCGCCGGCGCCTTGCAGGCGCAACAGGAACAGCGCGCCGCCCAACAACTGCACGGCAAACGCAGTGAACAGGAAGGTGCGCGATTGCAGGCGCAAGCCGACGAACAGGGTCGCCAGCCCCGCCAGCGCCCAACTGATCGCCGTGCCATGGGTGAAGAAGAACAGCGGCGCCAGCAGATAGAGAAACGTCAGGCCGAGGCAAGCCAGCACCGGCAGGCCCTGTCGTTCCCAATTCGAGACCTGTTCAGGCAAGGCTTTGTGTAGTTGATAAAAACTGAACAGCAGCGCGGCGCCGAGCATCAATGCCCCCAGCGGCGCGCCGTCCAGCAAGCTGCTCTCGCCGCCGCGCAACTCGCTCAGAAACGCCAGCGCCGCCCCCAATTGCAGGAACAACGCAAACGCGCGGGCCAGCGGTCGTTGCTGACGCAAGCCAAGCCAGAAAATACCCGCCCCCTCCACCGCCCATGCCGCGGATGTCCACCGCGCATCGAGCCCCAGTGGAATCGCCAGACTGGCGAAGATCACGCCCAGCGCCAGGCAGGTTTCCGCCAGCAGTAGCGCCCGGCCCCCCATCAATGCCCGCGCCAGCCCCATGTAGATCATGCCCAGTGCCAAGGCACTGAACGCAGCGGCGAACTCCAGGTGCTGCACCAAGGCGAACTGCAATCCGAAACCCACCAATGGCGGGCCGAACAGCATCGTGCCATCGACGTAATCGCCTTTGCGCGCCGACCAGTGCAGCAGCGCTTCACGGCTGTCATCCTCGGGCGCGTCGCTCATCTCCAGCAGCTTTCGTCGGGCAAACAACAGGCCGATGGCCAGGTACATCAGGAAGAACAGAATCAGAAACGGCTGGGTGCTCCACAGCAACTCTGGCGTATAGGAACGCAGCCCCCAGGCGAAGCCGATACCGAAGGTGCCGACAAAGCCGATCAGGTTCAGCAGGCGCCAGGCCTTGAACCACGCGATGGCGAGGATGCCGGCATTGAGTAGCGCGAAGTAGCTGAACAAAGCGACGTGATTGCCGGCACCGGTAGAGGTCAGGATCGGCGCGGCGAACCCACCCAGCGCGGCGGCAGCGGCCAGCCCCAAGGCATCCTGGGTAATGGCCAGAATCGCTGAAAACACCGTCACCGCCACCAGCAACCCCAGCGCCGCCGAGGGTTCGAGCAACGGGTGCAGACGCATCGCCGCAAACACCGTCAAGTACAACACCGCGATACCGGTGCCTTGCAGCATTAACGCGTAATGGTTGTTGCGTGTTCGCAGCCACCAACCCAACCCAAGCAGACCGAGTGCCACCGCCGCGACTGCGGCGTAACGCAACTCGATCGGCACCACCATGCCTTCAGTGGCGTAACGCAGCAGGAAGGCCAGACCGAGGAATAACAGCACGACGCCGACCCGCAGCACGGTGTTGCCGCCGAACAGCCACGCACGGGCACCGCTGATCGCGCGCTCGATGAAATTGGGGCCGCGAGGAATGGCAGGGGATTGTGCCTCGCGGGCAACCGGCTCCGGTTTCCACGCATCGACCGGTGACGGACGACTGGCTTCGGTGGCCGCAGCAGCGACGGGTTCGAGTTCGGGCGGCAGCTCCCAGATCAATTCCGGGGTTTCGGCCGGGGCTTGCGCACCAACGAGGTCCGGGACGGGAACAGTTTCACCCATGACCGGTTCGCGGGTTTCAGACGCTGCAACGCTGGTGACTTCCAGCACCGCGAGCCGTTGCTCGACCGCATGCAGCGCGACCTGCGCCTGCTCCAGCAAGCGACGCTGCTCGTTGGCCTGGGAACCCAATCGAGCGATGCGAATGGCCTGGCCGATGCCCAACCCGAGTAACGCGCCGAGCAGCGCATCGCTGAACGACTCATCGAGTATCCAGCCCAGCACCAGGCCAATCAGCATGAACATCCATTGCATGGTCGATATCCTTGAGCACAATCCCTGAAAGACTAGCCTGGCCAGCCCCAAAAGATCGCAGCCTTCGGCAGCGCCTACAGGACGATATGTTCACCTGTAGGCGCCACCGAAGGCTGCGATCTTTCCCGGGCGCCAGTATATCGGGCCGGGCGAATAGTTACTCCAGTGCCTTCCAGATATCGGTCGCGTACTCACGAATGGTCCGGTCGGACGAAAACCAGCCCATCCGCGCCGTGTTCAGCACCGCAGAGCGCCACCATTCGTTCGAGTCATGCCAATGGGCTTCGACGCGCATTTGCGCATTCCAGTAGGAGTCGAAATCGGCGCACACCAGGAAGCGGTCGTAATCCACCAGTGAATCGATCAGTCCGGTGTAACGGGACGGATCATCCGGCGAGAACACCCCGCTACGAATGGCTTGCAACACGTCGCTGAGCCGATGGGATGCGGCGATGTCCGGCACTGCGCTGAACTCCTGGTTCTGCTTGCGCGCTTCGACTTGCTGGGCACTCAGACCGAAGATGAACATGTGTTCGGCGCCGATGCGTTCGCACATTTCCACGTTGGCGCCGTCCAGTGTGCCAATGGTCAACGCGCCGTTCAGGCCGAATTTCATGTTACTGGTGCCCGAGGCTTCGTAGCCGGCGGTAGAGATCTGCTCGGACAAGTCCGCCGCCGGAATGATGCTTTCCGCCAGGCTGACGTTGTAGTTGGGCAGGAACACCACTTTCAGCAACCCACGCACGGTCGGGTCGTTGTTCACCACCCGGGCGATGTCGTTGGTCAGTTTGATGATCAGCTTGGCCTGGTGATAACTCGCCGCCGCCTTGCCGGCAAAGATTTTCACCCGCGGCACCCAATCGACCTCCGGCTCGGCACGAATCGCCTGATAGAGCGCCACGGTGTGCATCAGGTTGAGCAGTTGCCGTTTGTATTCGTGGATGCGCTTGACCTGCACGTCGAACATGGCCGCCGGGTTGACCGCCACCCCCAGCCGTTCGTGAATGATGTAGGCCAGGGCTCTTTTGCTGTGCAGCCGTTGCTCGGCAAACGCCTTGCGGAATGCGCTCTTGTCGGCGAACGGTTCCAGACCGAGCAAGCGATCTTCAGGGTTGTCCAGCAGCTGCGGGCCAAGGGCATCGACCAGCATCGACGTCAGTTCGGAGTTGGCCTGATAGAGCCAACGGCGGAAGGTGATGCCGTTGGTTTTGTTATTGATCCGGTCCGGATAGAGCTTGTGCAGTTCGGAGAACACGGTTTTGCGCATCAACTGCGTGTGCAGCCC
Proteins encoded in this window:
- a CDS encoding DUF924 family protein, whose translation is MNAPWQPLLEWWFGKAESSREVAADKGTLWFGKRDSQDLEARTRFGGQVEQALTGGLTDWAQCPEGWLALVLLLDQLPRMIFRDSPKAFSGDTRAQALVAQGMAADFDRQLRPIQRVFIYLVFEHSEHLAVQNEGVSRYIELVAQQPDVDRALFADYLDYAEKHQKVIAQFGRFPHRNAVLGRASTAEELAFLSKPGSRF
- a CDS encoding class 1 fructose-bisphosphatase — protein: MSRVTLSRYLIEQTRSNNTPADLRFLIEVVARACKEISHAVSKGALGGVLGSMGTENVQGEVQKKLDVLSNEILLEANEWGGHLAGMASEEMDNAYQIPGKYPKGAYLLVFDPLDGSSNIDINAPVGTIFSVLRCPSEYLSQNEALNEKAFLQPGTQQVAAGYAIYGPQTMLVLTLGDGVKGFTLDREMGSFVLTHEDITIPETTQEFAINMSNQRHWEAPVQRYVSELLAGEEGPLKKNYNMRWVAAMVADVHRILTRGGLFMYPRDSREPSKPGKLRLMYEANPMSFLVEQAGGASTDGHQRILDIKPDGLHQRVAVFLGSKEEVARVTGYHKE
- a CDS encoding DUF2339 domain-containing protein encodes the protein MQWMFMLIGLVLGWILDESFSDALLGALLGLGIGQAIRIARLGSQANEQRRLLEQAQVALHAVEQRLAVLEVTSVAASETREPVMGETVPVPDLVGAQAPAETPELIWELPPELEPVAAAATEASRPSPVDAWKPEPVAREAQSPAIPRGPNFIERAISGARAWLFGGNTVLRVGVVLLFLGLAFLLRYATEGMVVPIELRYAAVAAVALGLLGLGWWLRTRNNHYALMLQGTGIAVLYLTVFAAMRLHPLLEPSAALGLLVAVTVFSAILAITQDALGLAAAAALGGFAAPILTSTGAGNHVALFSYFALLNAGILAIAWFKAWRLLNLIGFVGTFGIGFAWGLRSYTPELLWSTQPFLILFFLMYLAIGLLFARRKLLEMSDAPEDDSREALLHWSARKGDYVDGTMLFGPPLVGFGLQFALVQHLEFAAAFSALALGMIYMGLARALMGGRALLLAETCLALGVIFASLAIPLGLDARWTSAAWAVEGAGIFWLGLRQQRPLARAFALFLQLGAALAFLSELRGGESSLLDGAPLGALMLGAALLFSFYQLHKALPEQVSNWERQGLPVLACLGLTFLYLLAPLFFFTHGTAISWALAGLATLFVGLRLQSRTFLFTAFAVQLLGGALFLLRLQGAGDESGAVLSAGWNGLLSASLIGLALIVGMLLAARDDRVRSDVRLLRGLSVVLLAGLMLINLAVLFVLPWQTASAVWAASGLLIIWLSLYLKQRVSFAFGLVLQVIGGAAFLMAGPELLGPLTSEGLRPLAHGGFWTPLVLGLAALVGAWRLQLGNHDTAFAVLNLQRLSDVLLVWGAGWWALAWISEVLRFAPLNLQATLLLAVAALSVALWGWLTLRLKWPSLGLLCTLLIPAAGLVLLGAWHGRYHPAANVGWLAWLGVFVVHFIALRRLAPMLPGRALSAAHVLGCWLLIGVLALELRYGLLLLSEQYNAWRWLGWAILPSLYLVLMAAARAWPWPVSAYPREYRVYAAAPLALLMLGWFWLANIVSDGTAEPLPYVPLINPLELGLLFALSGVYAWSRSAVTQRVIGSVYAACATQLIAGVSLFAFFTALVMRTAHHWGGVAFELDALLESMLVQAGLSIVWTLMALGLMIGGHLRHRREVWLIGAALIGVVVAKLFFVELSNRGGLARIVSFIGVGVLLLVVGYFAPLPPKRAEPVPEAEKPAPESEGVSS
- a CDS encoding methyl-accepting chemotaxis protein, translating into MFNSDQQASRTSSVAAAINQLGAAAQEIAQNAALASQHSSDARSLAEDGQQVVDKTISAMQQLSAKISDSCGNIETLNSNTVNIGQILDVITSISQQTNLLALNAAIEAARAGEAGRGFAVVADEVRNLAHRTQDSAQQVQKMIEELQVGAREAVTIMTDSQRQSESSVGIANQAGERLGSVTQRIGEIDGMNQSVATATEEQTAVVESINVDITEINTLNQEGVENLQATLRACSDLEQQAARLKHLVGSFRI
- a CDS encoding DUF3999 domain-containing protein produces the protein MSHKLNLGWLGAVAMGMAMAAVAQDKPADFATQVPLSVSGEGPWYRLDLPMVVQLNARQTDLSDVRVFDAAGDAQAYALARETAQTADNRRLTDVKWFPLYNSMDATEHAPSVRVQSSANGTLVEVQPSSQLEAGEEALRGWLLDASAIKAPLQQLILDWTSERDGFQRFSIEASDDLQHWQSWGEGQVARLTFADERVEQHEVGLPGLSARYLRLLWDTPYSAPTLTSAQLESASSRRLPLPLVWSPALAGSSVKAGEYTWQLPMGLNVERVQVELSQPNSLAPVTLDGRRDSSLPWQPMSSALLYRLTQNGQDVVQNELQLPGQTVQQLKLTVDERGGGLGAQAPMVKYAVRATQLVFLARGPGPYTLALGSSTVKAANLPLSTLIPDYSAAKLATLGKASVEGGGVVTPVASPVQASTGTDWKKFGLWAVLLLSVLFLAAMAFSLLRKPPAKS
- a CDS encoding lipoprotein, with the protein product MSLRSIALLSFCVLLAACSKVNQENYSKLSAGMSKADVEVLLGKPADCSGALGMSSCTWGDKNSFISVQYAGDKVLMFSGQGLK